The region CTACTTCCCTGGGGACATCAATGAGATTAAAAGTTGAATGTACTGAGGTTACCCTTTTTAGAAATCCCATGCTTTGGTGcttgttattaaaagaaaattcatttcaCATGCCATGTGTTAAATAACTACTGTGTTTCACGCAAAAGACAGTTTTCCACATTTAGAATTGCTCACAACGAAGCCCTGAGGTAACCGCCTTTTTTCCAGGCAACGTTAATACAGTTCCCTTTGACATTTAACCATCCTTTTACAACCTACACTAGTATACGCAGCTTGGAGCAGTCAATATTGATTATCAATTGTTCCCAAAGATGGGATTTGTccagttgatttttttgtttgtttctttttaggaTAAAGACTCAGCAGAACGGGCTAATTTGGGAGCCGTGTCTTCTAAAGGAGCTTCAACGGAATTTCCCAGGTCTCCATTTTCATGTCCATCAATACTTGGTTTCTTATCAAACACTgcaagttaaaaagaaattttatttaaggaagaaaagcaacctTGGGAAGGACAGATCAGTGAGCCTTATTTCAGAAACTGGAGAGTTTGCCGAAATGACTACTAAAATAAGAGTTAATAGGCTTTTTGTAGAACACAGTATGACAGGAAACCAGGAACTGTTTCTATACCTCTCTCATctaaaaaatgtcatttaaagaCTCCAACAACATAAAGTATTAACAGGAATTACCTACTTCCAGACCAGAGTtgggaaaataaagaataaaatggaATTTCAACCTCTGGGGAAAAGGTAATTatgaaaaaaccccacattcaATTAATTCAGTTGTATCTAAGTAAACCAGGCCAGTAAGTGAGAGACCAACCAGAAGAGCTGACAGCCTACTAGTGGTTAATTCAATTAACAGGAGATTAATTTTACAATGAAtagaaaaccagcatttttcagaaatttgtttgcattttgagACTCCAGAATTAAAACCAATGTTCATGCATTTTAGAAGGTTTACCTTGTGAGGGTTTGACATCCACATTTCCATCTTTTCTATTAGAACTTGAATTTGCACCTTCTTCCAATTCATCAAGATATAAACGATAACGGTGCCCACTCTCATCCTCATATTCTACATTTTCATCATCCGAATCAACTTCTGGAGCAACATACACTACTTCAAATTCAATCTCACCTCTCTAAAACGCAACAAAAATTACACATTTACTCACTACTGCACAGCAACGTAATAGTATTACAAAGATGAGCTAGGTTActgaaacaaatacattttactgTTGTAAACACATTAACAGTTGTGGTTAATATTTTGGATATGTATCTGAATTACGTTTTTACTGAGTTAAGAAGTACAGCTTTATAGTTAAGATTCACCAAAGTTACCTGAATTTCTTCATTATGTACCAATACATTTAAAACAGTGACTTCTAATGAGTAAGTTTTCTGATAAATTAAGTGCACCTGCTAACTGCCTGAAAATGGGAAGCAAGGTAGGAAGAAGACTCTAGAGCACAAAGTATATGGGAACCATTGTCTGGCTGGAGTTGTCCagtcataaaaaaataaaatgaatgtcactaaataattatttctgtggGGCAATATAACAAGCTGATTTCCATCAGCCTTGCTGAAGAATCATTAGCCAATACATGCGTTTAAATGAACCAGTACAGACCCagcatttttctccttaaattGCAAGACATAAGAGGATTAAGTGGAAGGTGATACAGTTTCAGGAATCACTGTAGCTTAGCATAACACCATGCTtcacagaaaacattaaaattcgAAGTAATTCAACAGGCAGAACACAGGAAGCACCTAAATGTGCCTATGGATAACAAGTCCCAACTGACCTGTTGGGAAAGAATAGTTACAGCTTCTTTATGTTTTGCATCTCTTAGATTAACTCCATTTACTGCCAGAATAGCATCACCAACATGTAGCCCTCCACATCGATCAGCAGGTTGTCCAGGATGGATTTCAGAGATCAGTATTGGAACACCATGCTCCTTCCCACCCTATAAAAAAGAAACTAGATTGTAATTAACTGAGATGTCCATTACCATAAAATCAACATTCTGGTAGTTGCTCGTAAAGTgcttatttcaatttttattacagaaaattaGAAAGCATGCTTCAGACAAAAAGAATGCTTAAGAACAAAGCATGAAATGAGATGCTTCCCTTAATTCTTCTCCCCACAAAAGAACAGACAATTTCTAAATATATACTCAAAAAGTCACCGGAGAGAATTCTGCATAATAAAAGAAGCCTAAAATCACATACAAGCTGATGAGACAAAATCaaaacctcattaaaaaaaatcatatcagCCACCATATTGACTTGCAAGAAACGATATTCATATTTAGAAAAACAGTATAATAACTGgaattttcaaaattacttgTACAAAGTTAATACAGCTTTACTTAGCTGTGTGATGCCAATACTGAAACTTTACCAAAAATGTAACAATCACAATGGCTAAGCTTTGGAAATTAGTTCTCAGATTGTTCCTGCTCTTCAACAGGCTTATCACACCTGAAATTCACCACTGGCTAATCTGCTAAATTGTCTACACCCTAAACCTAAGATGACATCATAAGTTTTACATGAAGTAGCAGTTACCTATTTCCTAATCTATCAAAATGAGTCTTCAAGTTCTACGACTATAGCTATGGATTTGTGTATGCGTTTTTCACATGTTCTAACAATACATTCACTGATCCACGTATTTTACAGAAGTAGAAATTTAAATTGCTTCTTCTGAGCCatggaaaataaaggcaagTATTTACTGTGATTGAAATTCCTAATCCTTCATGGTCTTCTTTAACTAGCAAAACTTTTCTGATTGGACCAACACCTTGACTCTTCTTTAAGGCATCGGGATCCTAGTTagataaaaaaaacaaacatagcATAAGTATAAATGTGTGAACCAAAGTATGATGCATTTCtgcatttggggtttttttttttaattgtatacAGACAGTATCCAGCAATAGGCTAGTTTCAGGCAGGACAAACTTACAGTTCCTCTTTATAGACAGGGCATGAAATCAGAAAAGATTCTTCACTATGCACCCCCGACGAgaataattatttcaattatttcagTGCTGAGTGATGCACAACATAGAACTTAACTTCAGAAGAAGGAAATCAGACccatattaaaaacataaaaggaCTACAGAAGAAATGCTGATCACTGCTGAAAAGTTTTATGACATAAACTGCAACTTAAAACTAATCAAATTATAGAAGATGATGTAATACAGTCCCAAGGAAGAGGCTGCTTGctcaagtttatttttattataataaaaacaaaccatacCAAAAGCCATCCAACTCAAAACTAAAAGAGAGACTAAATAAATCaaggtatttattttgcttttgttaagtTGCTGTTGCCATTGTGCATACCCTTAAAATCACACACGCTTGTCCACCAAAAGTTCCACCcgggttccagtataggttgggaaattacatattagagagcagtgtagaggaaagggaccttggggtcctggtggacaacaggatgaccatgagccagcactgtgcccttgtggccaggaaggccaatggcatcctggggtgtattagaaggggggtggctagtatatcgagagaggtcctccttcccctctactccgccctggtgagaccccatctggaatattgtgtccagttctgggcccctcagttcaagaaggacagggaactgctggagagggtccagcgtagggcaacgaagatgattaagggagtggagcacctcccttatgaagaaaggctgagggagctggggctctttagtttggagaagaggagactaagcagtgacctcattaatgtttataaatatataaaggatgagtgccaagaggatggagccaggctcttctcagtggcaaacaatgacaggacaaggggtaatgggatcaagctggaacacaagaggttccgcttaaatttgagaaaaaacttcttctcagtgagggtgacagagcactggaacaggctgcccagggaggttgtggagtctccttctctggagacattcaaaacccgcctggacatgttcctgtgcgacctcacctaggcgttcctgctccagcagggggattggactagatgatcttttgaggtcccttccaatcccaaacatactgtgatactgtgaagtttATATGCAATGAGAAACATAATCAGCAAGATCCATTTAACCAACTAAGGTATTGAGAACAGATCAAAGTAAAGCACTTTCctgaaaatgtttggttttaggCACTGAACACTGGGGTGATAACCTGGTCATGTGTCAAGTTGGGTGAGTATAGAAAGACTACTCACAGTGAAATGCTTTTTATAGGTTTTGTAAGTAtcttttgtaagaaaaaaaaaataaattcttttaaagagtgtcatagaatcatactaTGAcggaatggtttgtgttggaagggaccttaaagatcacctagttccaacccccatgggcagggacacacacaaaatcaggttgctcaaagccaaATCCAACCTgcccttgaacacttccagggatggggcatccatagcttctctgggcagcctgttccagggcctcaCCACCCGCATggtaaaaaaagcaaaaaaagtctTTATGTCTCaactaaatctaccctctttgagtttaaagccattaccccttgtcctatcactgcatgcccttgtaaaaagtccctctccagatTTCTTGTAGATCTCCTTTGGGTACTGGTGTCAGTCTATCTGGCCActaaaaaattttttttaaattactttcagTTCAATAAAATCCTCAAAATGTTGTTCTTGGTTTTTGTAAATAAGTTGGCTCCACATTTTGAAACCTAGCTAACAGAATTAGGCTGTTAAATTcatatttatacacacacatagcAAAGGTTCGGTTTTCAAAAGGACTGAGCGTTCACAGGTAAGTCAAAGGAATTGTATCATCTTTCATGGTAATTTACGGGGACATGCTATTCAGCATGGAACTGTCCTTCAGCATACAAAAGAATTCTCTATTTAGAAGTGACATTTGAAAGAACTCAATATTGAAGTGAAAGAAATTACAAGGATGAAGAAATAACTCTATCTATTTTCCATAAATTCTGAAAATTATGTAAGAACAGATCATCTTTTCAACTTACATGGCCTGGTGGTGCTTGCATTGGTCGTTTTAGATCATTCCGACCTCGACAAGCTCTAATAACCGTTTTGTGACGGTGAAGGTGTATTTCTGCTTCAAGTTGATTCCAGAGCTTGTCATGAGCAGGTCCCTTCATATCTCGGCCTAGCAGCTGTATCTGCTGGACCCTGCATAACAAAGACAGTAAATTAACATGCTATACGATGACTGAAAAATCAAGGCATTGCACAACTCCTACATTTCACGTGGCTATAGCACAATCATGCAGCAATTAGTGCAAGTGCAATAACTGTGGgggtctttttgtttcttcctcttgttcAACTAACTACAAATTAGAGACTTTTTCTACTTAGTCTTCTCTTTAGACCTGCCTCTGGTgatgcaaaggaagaaaacaacaacagaaaacatttcatgcTAGGGGACATGGACTGACTTTACGTACCTTCCAGCTAGTTCCTTATCTAAATACTTGGCTGCCAATCTTGCTCCATAAACCTCAGCCTGAAGCACAGCTATGTGTCGACGAAGagcttcattttccttcctcagcAACTTCACCTCAGCTTCCAGCTGAGcttctttcactttttctttcttgttagcTTCAAGTTCTCTCTccttaacaaaaataaaaataaaaagttgtaaGCTTTTATCAAAGTTAATAATGAAAGAGCACTTACTGTTTCTGCACATATAATGTGAAAGTAAATTTCATGTCTACAGAACAtgcatgcaggaaaaaaaatgaaagcagggaCTCTGGCACCGCAGGTAGTGGTTTGCATACGTCCCCCTGGGGAGAAGAGGCCTTAAATCCAACTTTGT is a window of Columba livia isolate bColLiv1 breed racing homer chromosome 3, bColLiv1.pat.W.v2, whole genome shotgun sequence DNA encoding:
- the GOPC gene encoding Golgi-associated PDZ and coiled-coil motif-containing protein isoform X1, whose translation is MSAAGGGSCGPGAAACAGAAAGSASAAGGGVSMFRWLEVLEKEFDKAFVDVDLLLGEIDPDQADITYEGRQKMTSLSSCFAQLCHKAQTVSQINHKLEAQLVDLKSELTETQAEKAVLEKEVHDQLLQLHAVQLQLHAKTGQSVDSGAIKAKLSVLSVDEMERELEANKKEKVKEAQLEAEVKLLRKENEALRRHIAVLQAEVYGARLAAKYLDKELAGRVQQIQLLGRDMKGPAHDKLWNQLEAEIHLHRHKTVIRACRGRNDLKRPMQAPPGHDPDALKKSQGVGPIRKVLLVKEDHEGLGISITGGKEHGVPILISEIHPGQPADRCGGLHVGDAILAVNGVNLRDAKHKEAVTILSQQRGEIEFEVVYVAPEVDSDDENVEYEDESGHRYRLYLDELEEGANSSSNRKDGNVDVKPSQVFDKKPSIDGHENGDLGNSVEAPLEDTAPKLARSAESLS
- the GOPC gene encoding Golgi-associated PDZ and coiled-coil motif-containing protein isoform X2, whose protein sequence is MSAAGGGSCGPGAAACAGAAAGSASAAGGGVSMFRWLEVLEKEFDKAFVDVDLLLGEIDPDQADITYEGRQKMTSLSSCFAQLCHKAQTVSQINHKLEAQLVDLKSELTETQAEKAVLEKEVHDQLLQLHAVQLQLHAKTGQSVDSGAIKAKLERELEANKKEKVKEAQLEAEVKLLRKENEALRRHIAVLQAEVYGARLAAKYLDKELAGRVQQIQLLGRDMKGPAHDKLWNQLEAEIHLHRHKTVIRACRGRNDLKRPMQAPPGHDPDALKKSQGVGPIRKVLLVKEDHEGLGISITGGKEHGVPILISEIHPGQPADRCGGLHVGDAILAVNGVNLRDAKHKEAVTILSQQRGEIEFEVVYVAPEVDSDDENVEYEDESGHRYRLYLDELEEGANSSSNRKDGNVDVKPSQVFDKKPSIDGHENGDLGNSVEAPLEDTAPKLARSAESLS